The DNA region GGTTCTCATGAGGTTCTAATAAGATGGGTGCAGAGGAACAGTTGTTAagcttttgatttaaatttaaaattttcatttattttagttacattttaagtcttagatattttttagtatattttcatTGGAGCTGCTTTTATTCTTCTCATTACAACTGTCACGGGCGAGGACATGGAGATGGACCTTGCAATGCAAGCTGATTACTCGTTGCAAAGAAGAGTTTCTCAGATTTTTGGTTGCAAATGTTGCTAGTAGATGTTTTAAGATCCATTTTTCATTTGATCAATAGCTTACTGAACAATTAAAACAAAGTCACACACTCTTATGATATTTTAAGAATAACTATAACGTATTGAAATCGTAATCGTAATCGTAATTGTTGTGATCTACATAAGGTTTTTATACGatatatcttgatttttagcCGATAATTTCTTCACAAGGAAATTCAGATGCACAAAGAGAGACAGAGAAACAGTGGATCGTAAGATGAGTACACATGGTTGTTATATAATTcaagcaaatttttttttttttttgtaactgaattcAGGCAAACTTTTGCTTGGAGAAACAGAGAAGCAACATATATAAAAGATCTTGCGTCCTTTGATTGATTAATTGTTCGAAGAATGTTGCCTAATATTATTGTTCGAAGCCTGCTgactctatattattttaagccGTGTGACATATACAGTACCAAGAATCTTGTGTCCTGGTGGTTAAAGTAGCAATATCTATGATAtagtaaatacatataaaatccaTTCGGGTTAAAGAATGTCTTCTTTCtagtctttttgttttttgtaagaATATCTAGCCTTTTCATTTTTGTGGAAATATAACAAGTGTGGAGTATGCAGACCTTATTGTTTCAAGTGGAGAAGAACAGCTTTTGTCATATCTCCAGGTAAAGACCCACTAAACACACAAttatagtttaaatataaaagaaagaaaaaaaattcagattatgatttagatattaaaaaaagcATTTCAGATTATTTATGACTGTGGACATTCTGCAAAATTTGAGCTTTATTGTTTATGCTTTGGTTTTCTTGGTGTGCAGCAAGTCGTAACCGGTATTTGAAGGTTGGCGGTTTAGaatatcatcaacatagacAAGAACAGCCAAGAAGACGTGGTCGACATATCTGATGAAGAGGGAATGATCAGAATGCGTTTGAGTAAACCCATCACCGAGAATTACACTAGACAGCTTCTGATTCCACTGACGGGAAGCTTGCTTAAGACCATATAGAGACTTATGAAGCTTACACACCGAGTTGGGAGGACACTTCTTGCCAGTGATTTCTTCATAACCTTCAGGGAGACGCATGTAAATTTCTTCATCAAGGTCACCGTTGAAGAAGGCATTGTTGATATCCAACTGCGAAATGGACCAATTTTTAGCTGCGGCAACACTCAGAAGAAGACATAGAGTGCCAATCTTAGCAACAGGCGAGAATGTATCCAAGTAGTCTAAGCCCTCCAACTGTGTGTAGCCCTTTGCAATACCATATTACAATACGAGCTCCAGTGAGGAAGAGAGAGTTTGTTACGATCGAAAGAAAATGTATTGTATTCTCTTATCTGTATTTTACACcgtatacatgtatttatactCCTTTCTATACCGGTTTACTTAACATACCACCAGTTCAATCACTATAAACTCTAATAAAAACTTTTCAGaatctttgaaaattttattgcagaaaattaattaattcaattataattatcataaaatataattagagactaaaattaatttagctTTAATTGATaagcaaaaactaaaattatataaaattaattatattaacgataataataatttatttttttaattcaaatataaaataaaatattatacttaaattatgtagaatgataaatgacaatcacaaaatttatcaaatgaccgatgagatatattattatttattttgcaaaacATTTTAATTACAATATGGGTTGATAAAACCATATAATAGTAAAATAACATAATCATTCTTAATTTAatccattaaaaatgaaaaaaaaacactcaatgGAAGTACTGATCAAATTCTAGCTTCGACTGAACATTCTCTGCAAAAATGAATGTTACGTAACATTTATggcaacaaaaaatttaaacttcagGGTTTATCCTTTGGGTTTTTTGGTCTGCAGCAAAAGTCGTAACCGATATTTTGGGACTGGCGGTTTGTCCCGTTCACCAGTATATATGAGGATTTAATCAGCTGCTCCGGTTCAAGGTTGTAGAACTGTAAACCGTAAAGCATAACACGTGAATACGAGATGTTGACTCGAGTGCCGCCGAGCCTTATCCGATCACTTACTCATTCTCCAATTTAAGACCAAGACTTTCGCGTGAATTCTTGAAACTAGAATTGGTACGAGGTTATTATACTATGAATCCAATTTAAGACCAAGACTTTCGCGTTATCAAGTAAAATAGGCATCAACCATCTCCACACAATCAAATGTTATGCAATAACTTTCATATTTATAAGGCGAtcacaatattattttttgcataTAATTTAATGGGCACAAGCTTCTTCAATAGCTGCAACACTTTTCTTCACATCCACTCCCATATTGCAGATATTGGCAAGTGCTCCTGCATACTTCATATCGTATTCCATCTTTGCTCCACATTGATTCTTGAAACTTTTAACCTGTGATGTTTTAttcagtatatatttgttttaagggTCTTTAAGTGGAACACAAGTAACAATAATTGATAAGGGGTTGTTACCAGAGTCTTGTAGCAGTCCCAATCATCTACAACAGGTTGTCCTGTTGTTCTTGTGGAAGTTAAGAGATCTAAGACATCGGTTTTTTTGAGTGAAAGTCTAAGAATCTCTATAATGTTCTGATCGATTTGTTTCCTGTGATTTATTTCCTCAAGCAGATTCTTCTGAGCTTCTTGTCTTTGAGGTGACCCCACAGGAGCGTTTTGAATCTGAGAGATAAATATATagtgaaacatcaaaaacagaCACATCTTTCGTTTATGTTTCAATCTTGAAAGATTAGGACTTCACCTTCGTCTCGAGATATAACAGAGGGATATCTCGCGCATCGACCTGCGAAAGCAAAGAAACAATAGATTTAGTTCATATAATCTCCCTGGGACCACTTTCTTTCCTTCTTATGGTTAGAACTTCTTATACACGAAAAATCAATAGACCTTATCCCCGTAGTTTTCGTGTtcagtgttgg from Brassica rapa cultivar Chiifu-401-42 unplaced genomic scaffold, CAAS_Brap_v3.01 Scaffold0686, whole genome shotgun sequence includes:
- the LOC117130818 gene encoding vacuolar-processing enzyme delta-isozyme-like, with the protein product FDPNTEHENYGDKVDARDIPLLYLETKIQNAPVGSPQRQEAQKNLLEEINHRKQIDQNIIEILRLSLKKTDVLDLLTSTRTTGQPVVDDWDCYKTLVKSFKNQCGAKMEYDMKYAGALANICNMGVDVKKSVAAIEEACAH